Below is a window of Paenibacillus antri DNA.
CGAACCACATGGCGATCTCCTTCGCGACGCCGGTCGTCGGCGAGAGGATCGCGTACAGAATGCCGCCGATGACGACCCACGACACGAAGTGCGGCAGGTAGACGCTCGTCTGCACGAACTTCTTGAACTTCACGTTCCTGACTTCGTTAATCAGAAGCGACAGGAGGATCGGCGCCGGGAACACGAACAACAGCTGATAGGTCGCGATGATGATCGTGTTTCGCAGGGCGCGCTGAAAGCCGGACATCCCGAACAGCGTCCGAAAATTTTCGAACCCGATCCACTCGCTGGCGAATACGCCTTTATAGATGTTGTAATCCTTGAAGGCGATCGCGACGCCGTACATCGGGCCGTAATGGAAGACGAGGAAAAACGACAATCCCGGCAGCGCCATGAAGTACAGCCATTTGTCCTTCTTCATGATGTCGAGCGTGCGTCTCGTTCGACCGACCTGACTCGCTGCATCCGCTTGACTCACGCGTTTCGTCTGACTTACCAAAGGCTCGATCTCCTCCGTTCCTTGCGTTCTTGCCCTCACTATACCCGCACTCTTCGCCGGCGAACAACCTTCAAGATTCCGCGGTGCCTACAATTTTCTTCGACGTCGCTTCGCCGCCGGCTCCTCCCGCACCCTACACGATTCTCGTTCCCTGCACGATTCTCGCGCCGCGCCGGGCCGCGCCGCCCCGCCCGCAATGCAAAGAGGCTGCCCTCGAAGGGACAGCCTCTCATCCAACGCTATCGAATATGCACGTAGATATACTCTTCGTCGTCCACCGACACGTCGTACTTCTCTACCGAGACCTCGTAGGCAATCGTCCGCGTCGCGGGATCGACGACCATCTGGCCGGTCTTCACGTCGAATTCCCACTGATGCCACGGACAGCGAACGATTTCGCCTTCGCACTCGTACGCGAAGTCGCCCGGACCGGACGACGTGACGAAGGCGGTCGTCACGCCCGTGCACAGCGCCGCCCCTTGGTGCGGGCATAAGTTTCGCAGCGCGTAATACCGGCCCTGCACGTTGTAGACGCCGACGCTGCGACTTCCCGCGTCCACGATTTTTTTCCCGCCGGGCGGGATGTCGCCGACCTTCCCTACGAGGTACTTCGTCATGCCGACGCTCCCTCCGTTTCGCTCCTCCGCGCCGGCAAGCCGTACAGCTCGGCGGCGTTCCGGTAGAAGATCCGGTCCCACATTCCGTCGTCCATCTTCGGGAACGACTTGAACGGGTTGTCGAAGTCCCAGTGCGGATAGTCGCTGGCGAAGAGCAGGTTCGTCTCCGCGAACATCGACTTCATGAGCGGCAGGAAGAGCGATTCGTCCGGCGGCAGCTCGATCGGCTGCGACGTGAATTTCACATGCTTGCGCACGTATTCGCTCGGCGGCTCCTTCACCCACGGCGTCTGGCTGCGAAGCGCCTTCCAATCCTGGTCCATCCGCCAAATATACGGCGCGATCCACAGCATGCCCGCTTCGATCATAACGAATTGCAGCGTCGGGAACCGGTCGAACACGCCCTCGAAGATCATGCTCGCCAGATGCGCCATCATGATTTGCGTGCGCGCCATCCGGTATTCGATATAGTGATTGACGTGGCCGGCGCCGGTCGGCGGGTTGTTGATGCCGATGCCCTCCATGCTGACGTGCACGGCGAACGGCAGATTATGCCGGACGCACGCTTCGTAGATCGGATAATAAAACCGATGACCGTAAGGCTTCTCCGCGCCGTTGGACGAGATGACTTGCACGATTTGCGGATGGGAACCGACCCGGTCGATCTCCTTCGCCGCGAGCAGCGGGTCCTGCTTCGGGATCATGACCGAGCTCTTGATGCGCGGGTCGTTCGCGAGGTAATGGTCGATGCCGTAATTGTTGTAGGCCGTGCACAGCGCCGCCGCGTAATCCGCGTCCGGCGTCGTCTGAATCGCGTAGTCGCCGAGACCGGTCAGAATGGCGTGTTCGATGTTGTATTTGTCCAGATGCTCGGTTTGGAAATAAGCCAGCAGGCTCGAAGCCTTCCCGTCCTGCGGGAAGCTTTGGTCTTGCATGATGCCCCCTTTCGCCCCGTTCAAATACATCGCCCCTTGCGTCGGGAGCCGCATGCCGAACGTGTCGATTTGTTCGCGGTAATGGCGCGGCAAGTAGGAGAGTACCTCATCTCTCGCCGTAGGCATATGAATGTCGCAATCGATGATCGACAGCCGCTTCCTGCCTCTTCTCGGGGTTTCCTGCGTCGCTGCAACGCTTTCCATTTTTTGACCTCCTTCGAATATAACGATACGTTAATGGTACAGCGGAAAAAGGTGCGAGTGAATACACAATTCAATTCACTTCTTTCACATTTTTGCGCATCGAGCAGCTCGGAACGAACGAAAGGAGACAGGCGCCCGAACGCGGCGCTCCGTCTCCCTTCACAGCCGTTCCGTATCGTTCCTCCGCACGCTTACGCCTTCCGCAGCGCTACCGGCGTCACGCCCTCCATCCGCTTGAACGCCCGGGTGAAGGACAACGCGTTGGCATAGCCGACCTCCCGCGAGATGTCTTGGATCGGCGCGCCGGATTCGAGCAGCAGCAGCTTCGCTTCCGCGATGCGCCGCCGCATCAAATAATCGACGAAGTTTTCCCCGAATTGCTCCTTGAACGAGCGGCTCAGCGTCTTGCTGTTCATCTCGAACTTGTCGCTCAGCATCGCGAGCGACAGATTCGGGTCCGCGTAATGCCGGTCGATATACGCGCGCACCTCGCCGAGCACCGCCGCTCGGCCGTTCGCCTCCCGCAGGTCGGCGAATCGCTCGCCCGCGGCCTTGAGCAGCGCGCGGATCGACTCGCCTCGATCCGCCGCGAGCTTCGGCTCCCGCAGCCGGCGTTCGAGCGCTTCGTCGAACTCCTCGTTCCAGACCGCGGCGAACTCGTCGGACAGCTGGGCGACCTCCCGGCGGACATGGTACAGCAAGCAATGCAGCAGCAGCTCGACCCGATCCTCCGGCACCAAGAGCTTTCGAATGTCGTCGAACCAGCCGTCGAGCGATTCCCGCCAGCCGGGCGCGGCGAGCCGGAACGCTTCGGCGAGATCCCGCGCCGTAGCGATCAACCCCATATGGCTGGAGCGGTCCGCACGGTCGAGCGCTCCGTAGCCGATGACGCGGTTCCCGCCCAAGGCATGCTTGTATTTCAGCATGCGGCGCGCCTCGCCGAACGAATCGCAGATCGCCTTCGCCTTCGTCACGGCGGCGCCGACCCCGATCGTCGCCGTAATCTTCAGGTGACCTTCGATCCAGGCCAACGCTTCCCGAAGGCCCGCCTCGACCTCCTCCGGCGACGGCGCCGACCCGCCGTTCGCCGGGTACAGCAACGCGATCTGATGCGCCGCCGCCCAGTCGGCCCACGGCGCCGGCCGGCGCCGGGCCGAAGCGGATTCGACCAAGACGTTATA
It encodes the following:
- a CDS encoding ABC transporter permease, giving the protein MRARTQGTEEIEPLVSQTKRVSQADAASQVGRTRRTLDIMKKDKWLYFMALPGLSFFLVFHYGPMYGVAIAFKDYNIYKGVFASEWIGFENFRTLFGMSGFQRALRNTIIIATYQLLFVFPAPILLSLLINEVRNVKFKKFVQTSVYLPHFVSWVVIGGILYAILSPTTGVAKEIAMWFGHGDAVANLMASREYFRGLLITSSIWKEAGFGTVLYLATIVTIDPHLYEAAKVDGAKKWRQIWHITLPGLRTTIVILLIFNVGSFLNAGLEQVYALYNPIVYEVSEILDTYLYKLAFEEAKYDLATASGLFKSTVGLVLVLLTNVLAKKIDKDSGLI
- a CDS encoding Rieske (2Fe-2S) protein, whose protein sequence is MTKYLVGKVGDIPPGGKKIVDAGSRSVGVYNVQGRYYALRNLCPHQGAALCTGVTTAFVTSSGPGDFAYECEGEIVRCPWHQWEFDVKTGQMVVDPATRTIAYEVSVEKYDVSVDDEEYIYVHIR
- a CDS encoding amidohydrolase family protein, whose product is MESVAATQETPRRGRKRLSIIDCDIHMPTARDEVLSYLPRHYREQIDTFGMRLPTQGAMYLNGAKGGIMQDQSFPQDGKASSLLAYFQTEHLDKYNIEHAILTGLGDYAIQTTPDADYAAALCTAYNNYGIDHYLANDPRIKSSVMIPKQDPLLAAKEIDRVGSHPQIVQVISSNGAEKPYGHRFYYPIYEACVRHNLPFAVHVSMEGIGINNPPTGAGHVNHYIEYRMARTQIMMAHLASMIFEGVFDRFPTLQFVMIEAGMLWIAPYIWRMDQDWKALRSQTPWVKEPPSEYVRKHVKFTSQPIELPPDESLFLPLMKSMFAETNLLFASDYPHWDFDNPFKSFPKMDDGMWDRIFYRNAAELYGLPARRSETEGASA